In a single window of the Streptomyces sp. HUAS ZL42 genome:
- a CDS encoding Tat pathway signal sequence domain protein produces the protein MRTRSLLTLVGTVAALSLPAVTPASADDTAVLTTANGNVAVGDVLTAPLASGTSATLYSSATGTSGIKCTSSTFTATVTDNPTAPGTATESVTAQTFDSSSCSANVVGVLGVTSITVNNLPYTASVASDGTVTVTPASGSTIQTTVVLRTLLGSISCVYQASSLTGTASNTDNSISFTNQQFTKSSGSSLCFASGYFTAKYAPVSAGDAVVSVN, from the coding sequence ATGCGCACGCGTTCCCTCCTCACGCTCGTCGGCACCGTCGCCGCCCTCTCCCTCCCGGCCGTCACGCCGGCCTCCGCGGACGACACCGCCGTCCTGACCACCGCGAACGGCAACGTCGCCGTCGGCGACGTTCTCACCGCGCCCCTGGCCAGCGGTACCTCCGCCACGCTCTACTCGAGCGCGACCGGCACCAGCGGCATCAAGTGCACGTCGTCGACGTTCACAGCGACCGTCACCGACAACCCCACCGCTCCGGGCACGGCCACCGAGTCCGTCACCGCGCAGACCTTCGACAGCAGCAGCTGTTCCGCGAACGTCGTCGGCGTGCTCGGCGTCACCAGCATCACGGTGAACAACCTGCCGTACACGGCGAGCGTGGCCTCCGACGGAACCGTCACCGTGACCCCCGCGAGCGGCTCCACCATCCAGACGACGGTCGTGCTGCGCACCCTGCTGGGCAGCATCAGCTGCGTCTACCAGGCGTCCAGCCTGACCGGCACGGCGAGCAACACCGACAACAGCATCAGCTTCACCAACCAGCAGTTCACGAAGTCGTCGGGCTCGTCCCTCTGCTTCGCCAGCGGCTACTTCACCGCCAAGTACGCCCCGGTCTCGGCCGGCGACGCAGTGGTGAGCGTCAACTGA